One genomic segment of Alicycliphilus denitrificans K601 includes these proteins:
- a CDS encoding GNAT family N-acetyltransferase, whose amino-acid sequence MTFVEPIILRGRGVRLEPLALEHEAGIAAAAADGELWKLRVTSVPEPQDTRAYIETALKMREEGSRFAFAVIDEATGRVLGSTSYHDILPAVRRVEIGWTWYARSVQRSHVNTTCKLLMMGHAFDTLQCHVVGWRTDNYNFASQKAIERLGAKKDGVIRGHALRRDGTIRDTVMYSMRSGEWPETRAQLLYLLGRHESA is encoded by the coding sequence ATGACCTTCGTGGAACCCATCATCCTGCGCGGGCGCGGCGTGCGCTTGGAGCCGCTGGCGCTCGAACACGAGGCGGGCATCGCCGCAGCCGCCGCCGACGGCGAACTATGGAAGCTGCGCGTCACCTCCGTGCCCGAGCCGCAGGACACGCGCGCCTACATCGAGACCGCGCTGAAGATGCGCGAGGAAGGTAGCCGCTTCGCCTTCGCCGTGATCGACGAGGCCACGGGCCGCGTGCTCGGCAGCACGAGCTACCACGACATCCTGCCCGCCGTGCGGCGCGTGGAGATCGGCTGGACATGGTACGCCAGGAGCGTGCAGCGCAGCCACGTGAACACCACGTGCAAGCTGCTCATGATGGGCCACGCGTTCGACACGCTGCAATGCCACGTGGTGGGCTGGCGCACCGACAACTACAACTTCGCCTCGCAAAAAGCCATCGAGCGCCTGGGCGCGAAGAAGGATGGCGTGATCCGCGGCCACGCGCTGCGCCGCGACGGCACCATCCGCGACACGGTGATGTACAGCATGCGCAGCGGCGAGTGGCCCGAGACCAGGGCGCAGTTGCTCTACCTGCTGGGGCGCCACGAGAGCGCCTGA
- a CDS encoding AAA family ATPase, whose translation MKFQGSQNYVATQDLMLAVNAAIKLQRPLLVKGEPGTGKTMLAEEVAQALDMPLLQWHIKSTTKAQQGLYEYDAVSRLRDSQLGDERVKDIHNYIVKGVLWQAFTAEQPVALLIDEIDKADIEFPNDLLRELDRMEFYCYETREMVAARHRPLVFITSNNEKELPDAFLRRCFFHYIKFPEPETMKKIVDVHFPTLKSELLTVAMKTFYDVRGLPGLKKKPSTSELIDWLKLLVAEEIPLEALQSADNKVSVPPLVGALLKNEQDVSLFEKLVFMNQRNR comes from the coding sequence ATGAAATTCCAAGGTTCACAGAATTACGTTGCCACGCAAGACCTGATGCTGGCCGTCAACGCCGCCATCAAACTGCAGCGTCCGCTGCTCGTCAAAGGCGAGCCCGGCACGGGCAAGACCATGCTGGCCGAGGAGGTCGCGCAGGCGCTCGACATGCCGCTGCTGCAGTGGCACATCAAGTCCACCACCAAGGCGCAGCAGGGCCTGTACGAGTACGACGCGGTGAGCCGCCTGCGCGATTCGCAGCTGGGTGACGAGCGCGTCAAGGACATTCACAACTACATCGTCAAGGGCGTGCTGTGGCAGGCCTTCACGGCCGAGCAGCCCGTCGCGCTGCTGATCGACGAGATCGACAAGGCCGACATCGAATTCCCAAACGACCTGCTGCGCGAGCTCGACCGCATGGAGTTCTACTGCTACGAGACGCGCGAGATGGTCGCTGCCCGCCACCGCCCGCTGGTCTTCATCACCTCGAACAACGAAAAGGAGCTGCCCGACGCCTTCCTGCGCCGCTGCTTCTTCCACTACATCAAGTTCCCCGAGCCCGAGACGATGAAGAAGATCGTCGACGTGCACTTCCCCACGCTCAAGAGCGAACTGCTCACCGTGGCGATGAAGACCTTCTACGACGTGCGCGGTCTGCCGGGCCTGAAGAAGAAGCCCTCGACCAGCGAACTCATCGACTGGCTCAAGCTGCTCGTGGCCGAGGAGATCCCGCTCGAAGCGCTGCAGAGCGCCGACAACAAGGTCTCCGTGCCGCCGCTCGTGGGCGCGCTGCTCAAGAACGAGCAGGACGTGAGCCTGTTCGAAAAGCTGGTGTTCATGAACCAGCGCAACCGCTGA
- a CDS encoding c-type cytochrome, translating into MKKTLTTLFGLSVACATSLLHAEEIKGDAKAGAGKIAMCIGCHGIPGYQASFPQVHKVPMISGQGARYIASALEAYKKGERKHPTMRGIADTLTEQDIADVAAYYSEHGKQGELPAKPAREPDAQVAQLLQKGACVSCHGENFAKPIDPSYPKIAGQYADYLFVALKQYKNDQGAYVGRSNAIMGGIAKQFTNAELKALAGYVSSLQGDLQVVPESRFR; encoded by the coding sequence ATGAAAAAGACACTGACCACGCTATTCGGCCTGTCCGTCGCCTGTGCGACCAGTTTGCTCCATGCCGAGGAGATCAAGGGAGACGCCAAGGCCGGGGCGGGCAAGATCGCCATGTGCATCGGCTGCCATGGCATTCCGGGCTACCAGGCGAGCTTTCCACAGGTGCACAAGGTGCCCATGATCTCGGGGCAGGGCGCCAGGTACATCGCCTCGGCGCTGGAGGCCTACAAGAAAGGCGAGCGCAAGCACCCCACCATGCGCGGCATCGCCGACACGCTGACCGAGCAGGACATCGCCGACGTGGCTGCCTACTATTCGGAGCATGGCAAGCAGGGCGAGCTGCCGGCCAAACCCGCGCGCGAGCCCGATGCCCAGGTGGCGCAGCTGCTGCAGAAGGGTGCCTGCGTGTCCTGCCACGGCGAGAACTTCGCCAAGCCCATAGACCCGTCCTACCCCAAGATCGCGGGCCAGTATGCGGACTACCTGTTCGTAGCCCTCAAGCAGTACAAGAACGACCAGGGTGCGTACGTGGGTCGCTCCAACGCCATCATGGGCGGCATCGCCAAGCAGTTCACCAACGCCGAGCTCAAGGCGCTGGCGGGCTACGTGAGCTCGCTCCAGGGCGATCTGCAGGTGGTGCCCGAGTCGCGCTTCCGCTGA